Proteins found in one Oryza glaberrima chromosome 4, OglaRS2, whole genome shotgun sequence genomic segment:
- the LOC127771020 gene encoding mannosyl-oligosaccharide 1,2-alpha-mannosidase MNS1-like: MARRSSSSSSSSGAWRYLNPAYYLKRPKRLALLFFVFVAATFAFWDRQSLVREYESEISRLDDEVNQLRDQLRKAGVHLDENPTGGKVSREKLVEIDPINNERREKVKEAMAHAWNSYVKYAWGMDELQPQSKNGVNSFGGLGATLVDSLDTLYIMGLKDEFQRARDWVADSLSFDKDYDASVFETTIRVVGGLLSAYDLSGDKVFLEKAKDITDRLLPAWDTPSGIPYNRINLAHGRAHNPGWTNGDSILADSGTEQLEFIALSQRTGDPKYQQKAENVIRQLQKIYPSDGLLPIYINPHSGTASYSTITFGAMGDSFYEYLLKVWVQGNKTEHVKHYRQMWETSMEGLLSLTKKTTPSNYYYICEKNGGSLSDKMDELACFAPGMLALGASGYEETEKAEEIMNLAKELARTCYNFYQTTPTKLAGENYFFHTGQDMNVGTSWNILRPETVESLMYLWRLTGNKTYQDWGWDIFQAFEKNSRIESGYVGLRDVNTGEKDNMMQSFFLAETLKYLYLLFSPPSVISFDEWVFNTEAHPLRIVPLNDNSKAHSVGIATPTVRPFGRKQGKQE, encoded by the exons ATGGCTCGtcggtcctcctcctcctcgtcgtcgtcgggggcgTGGCGGTACCTCAACCCGGCGTATTACCTCAAGCGGCCGAAGCGCCTCGCCCTCctcttcttcgtcttcgtcgccgccaccttcgccttcTGGGATCGACAGTCGCTCGTCCGCGAGTACGAG TCAGAAATTTCTCGATTGGATGATGAAGTAAATCAGTTGCGTGACCAG TTAAGAAAGGCTGGAGTTCATCTGGATGAAAATCCAACAGGTGGCAAAGTATCCAGAGAAAAGCTTGTAGAAATTGATCCTATTAATAATGAAAGGAGAGAAAAGGTTAAGGAGGCTATGGCCCATGCTTGGAATTCCTATGTGAAGTATGCCTGGGGAATGGATGAACTTCAG CCACAATCAAAGAATGGTGTCAATAGCTTTGGTGGTCTCGGGGCAACTCTTGTGGACTCACTTGATACACTGTATATAATGGGCCTAAAGGATGAATTTCAGAGGGCCAGAGA CTGGGTGGCCGATTCACTAAGCTTTGACAAGGATTACGATGCAAGTGTCTTTGAAACGACCATAAG AGTTGTTGGAGGCCTCCTCAGTGCATATGATCTATCTGGTGACAAAGTATTTCTTGAGAAGGCCAAAGATATTACTGACCGTCTACTACCTGCTTGGGATACACCATCTGGTATCCCTTATAATAGAATCAACCTAGCTCATGGACGAGCCCATAATCCTGGATGGACCAAT GGTGATAGTATCCTTGCTGATTCTGGCACGGAGCAACTTGAATTTATAGCTTTGTCACAGAGGACTGGTGATCCCAAGTATCAACAAAAG GCAGAGAATGTCATCAGACAGCTTCAGAAGATATACCCAAGCGATGGCTTACTCCCTATATACATAAACCCTCATTCAGGAACTGCGTCGTACTCAACAATTACATTTGGTGCAATGGGAGATAG CTTCTACGAGTACTTGCTCAAGGTTTGGGTCCAGGGGAATAAAACTGAGCATGTAAAGCATTACAG ACAAATGTGGGAGACATCAATGGAAGGCCTACTAAGCTTGACCAAAAAAACTACACCCTCTAATTACTACTACATTTGCGAGAAGAATGGTGGTTCATTGTCTGACAAG ATGGATGAGCTTGCATGTTTTGCCCCTGGTATGCTGGCACTGGGGGCCTCTGGCTATGAGGAGACTGAAAAGGCTGAAGAAATTATGAATCTTGCGAAAGAG CTTGCTCGGACCTGTTATAACTTCTACCAAACAACTCCTACAAAGTTGGCTGGGGAGAATTATTTTTTCCATACTGGACAG GATATGAACGTGGGCACATCATGGAATATCCTGAGACCTGAGACTGTCGAATCACTTATGTACTTGTGGCGTCTTACGGGGAACAAAACATACCAAGACTGGGGGTGGGACATATTCCAGGCATTTGAAAAGAACTCCCGCATAGAATCTGGTTACGTTGGGCTGAGAgat GTGAATACTGGCGAGAAGGATAACATGATGCAAAGCTTCTTCCTAGCAGAGACTCTCAAGTACCTATACCTCCTGTTCTCTCCTCCATCAGTCATATCCTTCGATGAGTGGGTCTTCAATACCGAAGCCCACCCATTGCGAATTGTTCCTTTAAATGACAATAGCAAAGCCCACTCAGTTGGCATTGCAACACCGACGGTACGACCGTTCGGGAGGAAGCAGGGGAAACAAGAGTAG